Proteins encoded within one genomic window of Brachybacterium muris:
- a CDS encoding acetamidase/formamidase family protein, giving the protein MLTNILRAGEKAPAGVAHLPVEERTSLWGRLPCAADAPVLRLEPGDEAVIDTLSHEGILEDQGRDPRAFFGAHGVEPEQVLPDAIALAAGHPGRDRATDGPHVVTGPIQVAGARPGDLLKVTILEHEMRVPYGVVSNRHGRGALPGEYPAGPGTVSVFAGVEHTPNGPVGTMAPRAGAERTLRFPLRPFLGIMGVAVPGTGRPHSVPPGRHGGNIDINLLTAGTSLYLPVQVEGALAYVGDPHFAQGDGEVALTAMEASLRSRLRFDVIAREDAIAQFGEVAGPLAETTEYLIPTGMDEDLDLAVKDCVRHAIALLQARWGLDPEHALAYLSAATDFDISQVVDVVKGVHARIRTADFAEVRP; this is encoded by the coding sequence ATGCTGACGAACATCCTGCGAGCGGGCGAGAAGGCGCCGGCCGGAGTCGCCCACCTCCCCGTGGAGGAGCGTACGAGCCTGTGGGGCCGACTGCCCTGCGCGGCCGACGCCCCTGTGCTGCGCCTCGAGCCCGGCGACGAGGCGGTCATCGACACCCTCAGCCACGAGGGGATCCTCGAGGACCAGGGCCGGGACCCGCGCGCCTTCTTCGGCGCCCACGGCGTCGAGCCTGAGCAGGTGCTGCCCGACGCGATCGCGCTCGCCGCGGGCCATCCCGGTCGCGACCGGGCGACCGACGGCCCCCATGTGGTCACCGGCCCGATCCAGGTCGCCGGTGCCCGCCCCGGCGACCTGCTGAAGGTGACGATCCTCGAGCACGAGATGCGTGTGCCCTACGGCGTGGTCTCCAACCGCCACGGCCGCGGCGCCCTGCCCGGTGAGTACCCGGCCGGTCCCGGCACCGTGAGCGTCTTCGCCGGGGTCGAGCACACTCCGAACGGGCCCGTCGGCACCATGGCCCCGCGCGCCGGCGCCGAGCGGACGCTCCGCTTTCCGCTGCGCCCGTTCCTCGGGATCATGGGTGTGGCCGTGCCCGGCACGGGGCGCCCCCACTCGGTGCCGCCCGGCCGACACGGCGGCAACATCGACATCAACCTCCTCACCGCCGGGACCTCCCTCTACCTGCCCGTCCAGGTCGAGGGCGCCCTCGCCTACGTCGGTGACCCGCACTTCGCCCAGGGCGACGGGGAGGTGGCGCTGACCGCGATGGAGGCGAGCCTGCGCAGCCGGCTCCGGTTCGACGTGATCGCCCGCGAGGACGCGATCGCGCAGTTCGGCGAGGTGGCCGGTCCCCTCGCCGAGACCACCGAGTACCTCATCCCCACCGGAATGGACGAGGACCTCGACCTCGCCGTGAAGGACTGCGTGCGCCACGCGATCGCGCTGCTCCAGGCCCGCTGGGGCCTGGATCCCGAGCATGCGCTCGCCTACCTCAGCGCCGCCACCGACTTCGACATCTCCCAGGTCGTCGACGTCGTCAAGGGCGTCCACGCCCGCATCCGCACGGCCGACTTCGCGGAGGTCCGCCCATGA
- a CDS encoding MurR/RpiR family transcriptional regulator has translation MNAAIRVLPSAGLREMPRREVRIDARIDAKYAELTPQERRICDFLLEHLGDLAVFSAADISRETGVSKATVSRLFRKLDFADFREVKEHTRAMRRAGTPLAAPTRTGVPGLRPSLEAHVRAERENHDRLLTVLSGGALEEATALLTGARRILVVGLRNSYPVALHLHQQLIQARDEVRLAPQPGQAVGEELAGLTDEDAVVLIGFRRRPTTFPALAGAIAQSPARCLLVGDGTARPYAAAADRWLECPIDSDGAFDSYSTATALVSLLANGVLNRRGADGVRRISRITAAYDLLGELEDS, from the coding sequence ATGAACGCCGCGATCCGCGTGCTCCCGTCGGCCGGCCTGCGCGAGATGCCGCGCCGCGAGGTGCGCATCGACGCCCGCATCGACGCGAAGTATGCCGAGCTCACCCCGCAGGAGCGACGGATCTGCGACTTCCTGCTCGAGCACCTCGGCGACCTCGCCGTGTTCAGCGCCGCGGACATCTCCCGCGAGACCGGGGTGTCCAAGGCGACCGTCAGCCGCCTGTTCCGCAAGCTCGACTTCGCCGACTTCCGCGAGGTCAAGGAGCACACCCGCGCCATGCGCCGCGCCGGGACACCGCTCGCGGCACCGACCCGCACCGGCGTGCCGGGCCTCAGGCCGAGCCTCGAGGCGCACGTCCGCGCCGAGCGGGAGAACCACGACCGGCTGCTCACCGTCCTCTCCGGCGGGGCGCTCGAGGAGGCGACCGCGCTGCTCACCGGCGCGCGGCGGATCCTCGTGGTGGGTCTGCGCAACAGCTACCCCGTCGCCCTGCACCTGCACCAGCAGCTCATCCAGGCCCGCGACGAGGTGCGTCTCGCCCCTCAGCCCGGCCAGGCGGTGGGGGAGGAGCTCGCCGGGCTCACCGACGAGGACGCGGTGGTGCTGATCGGCTTCCGCCGTCGGCCGACGACCTTCCCCGCCCTCGCCGGCGCGATCGCGCAATCGCCCGCGCGCTGCCTGCTGGTCGGGGACGGCACCGCCCGCCCCTACGCCGCCGCGGCCGACCGCTGGCTCGAATGCCCCATCGACTCCGACGGCGCCTTCGACAGCTACTCCACCGCCACGGCGCTGGTGTCCCTGCTCGCCAACGGCGTGCTGAACCGGCGTGGCGCCGACGGGGTGCGCCGCATCAGCCGGATCACCGCCGCCTACGACCTCCTCGGCGAGCTCGAGGACAGCTGA
- a CDS encoding winged helix-turn-helix domain-containing protein translates to MHISPAPLALRRPALGALAILPHTVHYSGADLAELRRAPECDVAVFDATSDLTWAPHMAARLEAARLHLPLVLIMAESGLAAANQDWGAADYLLPSSGPAEVDARLRLALRFAPAPDLGPELITAGGLVIDESSYTATLHGQALELTFKEFELLKYLAQHPGRVFTRAQLLQEVWGYDYFGGTRTVDVHVRRLRAKLGAGIESAIHTVRNVGYRFDLVVSEAVPELQSA, encoded by the coding sequence CTGCACATCTCCCCGGCACCCCTCGCCCTGCGCCGCCCCGCCCTGGGGGCGCTGGCGATCCTCCCGCACACCGTGCACTACAGCGGCGCGGACCTCGCCGAGCTGCGCCGCGCCCCCGAGTGCGACGTCGCGGTGTTCGATGCGACCTCGGACCTCACCTGGGCCCCGCACATGGCCGCCCGCCTCGAGGCGGCGCGCCTGCACCTGCCGCTGGTGCTGATCATGGCCGAGAGCGGACTGGCCGCCGCGAACCAGGACTGGGGCGCCGCGGACTACCTCCTGCCCAGCTCCGGCCCCGCGGAGGTCGACGCCCGCCTCCGTCTCGCGCTGCGCTTCGCCCCCGCACCGGACCTCGGCCCGGAGCTGATCACCGCGGGCGGTCTCGTGATCGACGAGTCCAGTTACACCGCGACCCTGCACGGGCAGGCGCTGGAGCTGACCTTCAAGGAGTTCGAGCTGCTGAAGTACCTCGCCCAGCACCCGGGCCGCGTGTTCACCCGCGCCCAGCTGCTGCAGGAGGTGTGGGGCTACGACTACTTCGGCGGCACCCGCACCGTGGACGTGCACGTGCGGCGCCTGCGCGCCAAGCTCGGCGCCGGCATCGAGTCCGCGATCCACACGGTCCGCAACGTCGGCTACCGCTTCGACCTCGTCGTCTCCGAGGCCGTCCCGGAGCTGCAGAGCGCCTGA
- a CDS encoding DUF1275 family protein — protein MTGTPAADTASATATATASDPAAPETSAAPAADLRPRHLRLMLALTFATGIVDAVGYLGLDRVFTANMTGNVVILGMALTGADDLPVVGPVLALAGFVLGAILAGRALGGRTGAWTGATTALLCAVAAVVIAAGAMLLVWEGAPHTALLGVTGALGLAMGAQAATARALAVKDVTTVVITSTITGLAMDSGLAGGTGALWPRRLLAVLLMLTGAAVGALLLQVHAGAGLLLAGALCAAVALVGHARARG, from the coding sequence ATGACCGGAACCCCTGCCGCCGACACCGCCTCCGCCACCGCCACCGCCACCGCGAGCGACCCTGCCGCCCCGGAGACGAGCGCCGCACCCGCGGCCGACCTGCGCCCGCGGCACCTGCGCCTCATGCTCGCCCTCACCTTCGCCACCGGCATCGTCGACGCGGTCGGCTACCTGGGGCTGGATCGGGTGTTCACCGCGAACATGACCGGCAACGTCGTCATCCTCGGCATGGCGCTGACCGGCGCGGACGACCTGCCCGTGGTCGGCCCGGTGCTGGCGCTGGCAGGCTTCGTGCTCGGTGCGATCCTCGCCGGCCGCGCCCTCGGCGGGCGCACCGGGGCCTGGACCGGCGCGACCACCGCCCTGCTCTGCGCGGTCGCGGCCGTGGTGATCGCCGCCGGCGCGATGCTGCTCGTGTGGGAGGGCGCCCCGCACACGGCGCTGCTCGGCGTGACCGGAGCGCTGGGCCTGGCGATGGGGGCGCAGGCCGCGACCGCCCGCGCCCTCGCCGTGAAGGACGTGACGACCGTGGTCATCACCTCCACCATCACGGGCCTGGCGATGGACTCGGGACTGGCCGGCGGGACCGGGGCGCTGTGGCCGCGCCGACTGCTCGCGGTGCTGCTCATGCTCACCGGCGCCGCCGTCGGCGCGCTGCTGCTGCAGGTGCACGCGGGGGCGGGGCTGCTGCTCGCCGGGGCGCTCTGCGCGGCGGTCGCGCTGGTCGGGCACGCGCGCGCCCGGGGGTGA
- a CDS encoding allantoate amidohydrolase yields MTADATTPASPTTPALSAGTLEAAARIMADCDRLAAISALEDGIERTYLTPEHARHNAVAAELMTAAGMRTWQDAAGNQRGRLEGSRPGLPALLLASHLDTVPDAGRYDGILGVLLAIETVARLKHRAGELPVALEVVAFADEEGTRFGATLLGSRALAGTWEQDWFALEDKDGITMAEAFTRFGLDPARIADAALGPDEVAGYLEVHIEQGPYLEAADRPLGVVTSIAGARRFALTVLGEARHAGGTPYDRRRDALIGASRAVLDIEQIARERGAIATVGRLQTYPGGVNVVPGHVEMSLDLRAETDELRDAVLEETLGTIRGFCTERGLTLEVEQIHEASAVRCAPHLMDAVRTGIRSVGDGAGGDDAPLELFSRAGHDAMAMAALTDIGMLFVRCADGISHHPDESVTTEDVAAALDAFEAATLAAAGIR; encoded by the coding sequence ATGACCGCCGACGCCACCACCCCCGCGAGCCCCACCACCCCAGCCCTCTCCGCCGGGACTCTCGAGGCCGCCGCGCGCATCATGGCCGACTGCGACCGGCTCGCCGCGATCTCCGCCCTCGAGGACGGCATCGAGCGCACCTACCTCACCCCCGAGCACGCCCGCCACAACGCAGTCGCCGCCGAGCTCATGACCGCCGCCGGGATGCGCACCTGGCAGGACGCCGCCGGGAACCAGCGCGGACGCCTCGAAGGCTCCCGCCCCGGCCTGCCCGCCCTTCTCCTCGCCTCCCACCTCGACACGGTCCCCGACGCCGGCCGCTACGACGGGATCCTCGGGGTGCTCCTCGCCATCGAGACCGTCGCGAGACTGAAGCACCGCGCGGGCGAGCTTCCCGTCGCCCTCGAGGTCGTCGCCTTCGCCGACGAGGAGGGCACCCGCTTCGGCGCGACGCTGCTGGGCAGCCGCGCACTCGCCGGCACCTGGGAGCAGGACTGGTTCGCCCTCGAGGACAAGGACGGGATCACCATGGCCGAGGCGTTCACCCGCTTCGGCCTCGACCCCGCCCGCATCGCCGACGCGGCCCTCGGCCCCGACGAGGTCGCCGGCTACCTCGAGGTCCACATCGAACAGGGCCCCTACCTCGAGGCCGCGGACCGGCCTCTGGGCGTCGTCACCTCGATCGCCGGTGCCCGACGGTTCGCCCTCACCGTTCTCGGCGAGGCCCGCCACGCCGGCGGCACCCCCTACGACCGTCGACGCGACGCACTCATCGGGGCGAGCCGCGCCGTCCTCGACATCGAGCAGATCGCCCGCGAGCGCGGCGCGATCGCCACCGTCGGCCGGCTGCAGACCTACCCGGGCGGCGTGAACGTGGTGCCGGGACACGTGGAGATGTCCCTGGACCTGCGCGCCGAGACCGACGAGCTGCGCGACGCGGTGCTCGAGGAGACCCTCGGGACGATCCGCGGCTTCTGCACCGAGCGCGGCCTCACCCTCGAGGTCGAGCAGATCCACGAGGCCTCCGCCGTGCGCTGCGCACCGCACCTCATGGACGCCGTCCGCACCGGGATCCGCTCGGTCGGCGATGGTGCCGGCGGTGATGATGCGCCGCTCGAGCTGTTCTCCCGCGCCGGACACGACGCGATGGCCATGGCGGCCCTCACCGACATCGGCATGCTCTTCGTCCGCTGCGCCGACGGGATCAGCCACCACCCCGACGAATCCGTGACCACCGAGGACGTCGCCGCAGCGCTCGACGCCTTCGAGGCCGCGACCCTCGCCGCCGCGGGGATCCGATGA
- the uraH gene encoding hydroxyisourate hydrolase has translation MSHVTTHVLDTGTGRPAVGVAVTLLDAGGSEVATGVTDADGRVRDLGPIALVTGTYRLRFATGAYYAERRQVTFFPEVEVAFSLDEGHAHVPLLLSPFAHSTYRGS, from the coding sequence ATCAGCCACGTCACCACCCACGTGCTCGACACCGGCACCGGCCGGCCCGCCGTCGGCGTCGCCGTGACTCTCCTGGATGCAGGCGGCTCCGAGGTCGCGACCGGGGTCACCGACGCCGACGGGCGCGTGCGCGACCTCGGCCCGATCGCGCTCGTGACGGGCACCTACCGCCTCCGCTTCGCGACCGGCGCCTACTACGCCGAACGCCGCCAGGTCACGTTCTTCCCCGAGGTCGAGGTGGCCTTCTCCCTCGACGAGGGCCACGCCCATGTGCCGCTCCTGCTGAGCCCCTTCGCCCATTCCACCTACCGAGGCAGCTGA
- a CDS encoding AtzH-like domain-containing protein, which translates to MSTTSSSVSPADVLADRARPVANGPEIPGLLEAFWEYERALMADDLPALDALFAPGPDTLRGDAAGLLRGHDAISTFRGGRGGAPKRRIVEVEVRALGEDHAAVVAITELLRGGRGQQTQVWRRGEDGWKVAVAHVAVAPPAMDRRIWRVLGAPLVPASVPAGGGSADEAPGPLAGERIAVKDVIAVAGQRIGGGSPALLAGARPEPRHADAVELLLDAGAEITGIAATDELAYSLAGTNTHYGTPPNPRAPHRISGGSTSGPASAVSLGHASIGLGTDTGGSLRVPAAYQGLWALRPTHGAVPCDGVLPLAPSFDTVGLLTRTPDLLARAAAVLLPEEQEGLEDPALHTVPGLETLLDPEVADALDTALARWRTAIEIEEADPLDADELIGFAETFRLLQAREAWAAHGEWVSAHRSELAPDVGARFDAAARVTADEAADAQQARTRAVGQIRRRLGEGVLVVPAASSIAPLVRDAAAGGPAIEAQRARTMRLTCLAGLAGLPAVAVPLVTASGLPTAVTLVGPPGSDLALIDLATRLEEATAPPVGPAPGTAATTDAAPTIGTAPGRIPA; encoded by the coding sequence ATGAGCACCACGTCTTCCTCGGTGTCGCCGGCCGACGTCCTCGCGGACCGCGCCCGTCCCGTCGCGAACGGCCCCGAGATCCCCGGGCTGCTCGAGGCGTTCTGGGAGTACGAGCGCGCGCTCATGGCCGACGACCTCCCGGCGCTCGACGCCCTGTTCGCCCCCGGCCCGGACACCCTGCGCGGCGACGCGGCGGGGCTGCTGCGCGGACACGACGCGATCAGCACCTTCCGCGGCGGGCGCGGCGGCGCCCCGAAGCGCCGCATCGTCGAGGTCGAGGTGCGGGCGCTCGGCGAGGACCACGCGGCGGTCGTCGCGATCACCGAGCTGCTGCGCGGCGGCCGCGGCCAGCAGACCCAGGTGTGGCGGCGCGGCGAGGACGGCTGGAAGGTCGCCGTCGCCCACGTCGCCGTGGCCCCGCCCGCGATGGACCGCCGGATCTGGCGGGTCCTCGGCGCCCCGCTCGTCCCGGCCTCTGTCCCCGCCGGCGGGGGATCGGCCGACGAGGCACCGGGCCCCCTCGCCGGGGAGAGGATCGCGGTCAAGGACGTGATCGCGGTGGCCGGGCAGAGGATCGGCGGCGGCAGCCCCGCCCTGCTCGCGGGCGCCCGCCCCGAGCCCCGTCACGCCGACGCGGTGGAGCTGCTGCTGGACGCGGGCGCCGAGATCACCGGCATCGCCGCGACCGACGAGCTCGCCTACAGCCTCGCCGGCACCAACACCCACTACGGCACCCCGCCGAACCCCCGCGCCCCGCACCGGATCAGCGGCGGCTCCACCTCCGGCCCCGCGTCGGCCGTGTCGCTGGGGCACGCGAGCATCGGGCTCGGCACCGACACCGGCGGCTCCCTCCGGGTCCCCGCCGCCTACCAGGGACTGTGGGCGCTGCGCCCCACCCACGGCGCCGTGCCGTGCGACGGGGTGCTCCCCCTCGCGCCGAGCTTCGACACGGTCGGCCTGCTCACCCGCACGCCGGACCTCCTCGCCCGCGCCGCCGCCGTGCTCCTGCCCGAGGAGCAGGAAGGGCTCGAGGACCCCGCGCTGCACACCGTCCCCGGGCTCGAGACGCTGCTGGACCCCGAGGTCGCAGACGCCCTCGACACCGCCCTCGCGCGCTGGCGCACCGCGATCGAGATCGAGGAGGCGGACCCGCTGGACGCCGACGAGCTCATTGGCTTCGCCGAGACCTTCCGCCTCCTCCAGGCTCGCGAGGCCTGGGCCGCCCACGGCGAGTGGGTGAGCGCGCACCGCAGCGAGCTCGCGCCCGACGTCGGTGCCCGCTTCGACGCGGCCGCCCGGGTCACGGCCGACGAGGCCGCCGACGCGCAGCAGGCCCGCACCCGCGCCGTCGGCCAGATCCGACGCCGCCTCGGCGAGGGGGTGCTCGTGGTCCCCGCAGCCTCGTCCATCGCGCCGCTCGTGCGGGACGCGGCCGCGGGCGGCCCCGCGATCGAGGCCCAGCGCGCACGGACCATGCGACTGACGTGCCTGGCGGGCCTGGCCGGTCTGCCGGCGGTGGCGGTGCCGCTCGTGACCGCGAGCGGTTTGCCGACGGCCGTGACCCTCGTGGGCCCGCCCGGCAGCGACCTCGCCCTCATCGACCTCGCCACCCGGCTCGAGGAGGCCACCGCCCCTCCCGTCGGCCCCGCGCCGGGCACGGCTGCCACCACGGACGCCGCGCCCACCATCGGCACTGCGCCGGGGAGGATCCCCGCATGA
- a CDS encoding nucleotidyltransferase family protein → MTQPDPSPSPEHLTLPETSVLPETAVLPDSTAVLLAAGEGRRLGRGPKALLPLGGEPLVAVLTRRLLEGGCRDVLVVTGAYADEVGAVAREAGARVAESPLWRTGMAVSLRVGVAAADAPHLMLALVDHVGLSPALVRRVLGAHRPGRATAASYPGPDGRLLRRHPVLLEAADARAAAAEAHGDRGARDWLHRNLERVDLVDCGDLDDGGDLDTVADLSRLARR, encoded by the coding sequence ATGACCCAGCCCGACCCGTCACCGTCGCCGGAGCACCTCACCCTGCCCGAGACCTCGGTTCTGCCAGAGACCGCAGTCCTGCCCGACTCGACAGCAGTCCTCCTCGCCGCGGGGGAGGGGCGGCGCCTGGGCCGCGGCCCGAAGGCGCTGCTGCCGCTCGGCGGGGAGCCCCTGGTCGCGGTGCTGACCCGGCGCCTGCTCGAGGGCGGCTGCCGCGACGTCCTGGTCGTCACCGGCGCCTACGCCGACGAGGTTGGCGCGGTCGCGCGCGAGGCCGGGGCGCGGGTCGCCGAGAGCCCTCTGTGGCGCACCGGCATGGCCGTCTCCCTGCGGGTCGGGGTCGCGGCGGCCGATGCCCCGCACCTCATGCTCGCCCTGGTCGACCACGTGGGGCTGAGCCCCGCGCTGGTGCGCCGGGTGCTCGGCGCGCATCGGCCCGGCCGCGCGACCGCCGCCTCCTACCCGGGGCCCGACGGTCGGCTCCTGCGCCGCCACCCCGTGCTGCTCGAGGCGGCCGACGCTCGCGCCGCCGCCGCGGAGGCGCATGGCGATCGCGGCGCCCGCGACTGGCTGCACCGCAATCTGGAGCGTGTGGACCTGGTGGACTGCGGGGACCTCGACGACGGCGGCGACCTCGACACCGTCGCCGATCTCTCCCGCCTCGCCCGCCGCTGA
- a CDS encoding ABC transporter substrate-binding protein has product MKTPRTSASAPTRRVVIGTSLAALGALSLAACGGADAESASGGSSDGGEAAADYGTLDINLSWIKNAEFAGEYMAIDRGYFEEAGFSEVNLIAGGPSGTSSETMVLSGSAIMGTTSPLGVAPLIQDEEAPLKIIGTTYQKNPFTIISLGDAAPIATPADLVGKKIGVQTGVNETLFDGFLSANGIDAAELEKVPVQYDPQPLVNGEVDGFFGYLTNEALTLELAGEDVVNLPLADNGLPFMAESIVVTQESIETRRDLLKAALVALIRGWKDAIAEPEEGARLAVEDYGQDLGLDMEKETRQAEEQVALVSTDETDANGLLTMSDELMQQNVDALVAAGYDLAVENYFDTSLLEEVYAENPDLI; this is encoded by the coding sequence ATGAAGACCCCTCGCACCTCTGCCTCCGCCCCGACCCGACGCGTCGTGATCGGCACGTCCCTCGCCGCGCTCGGCGCCCTGTCGCTGGCCGCCTGCGGCGGGGCCGACGCCGAGTCCGCCTCCGGCGGCTCCTCCGACGGCGGGGAGGCCGCGGCCGACTACGGCACGCTCGACATCAACCTCTCGTGGATCAAGAACGCGGAGTTCGCCGGCGAGTACATGGCCATCGACCGCGGCTACTTCGAGGAGGCCGGGTTCTCCGAGGTGAACCTCATCGCCGGCGGCCCGTCCGGCACCTCGAGCGAGACGATGGTCCTCTCGGGCTCGGCGATCATGGGCACCACCTCGCCGCTCGGCGTGGCGCCGCTGATCCAGGACGAGGAGGCGCCGCTGAAGATCATCGGCACCACCTACCAGAAGAACCCCTTCACGATCATCTCCCTCGGCGACGCCGCCCCGATCGCCACCCCGGCGGACCTCGTCGGCAAGAAGATCGGCGTGCAGACCGGCGTGAACGAGACCCTGTTCGACGGGTTCCTCTCCGCCAACGGCATCGACGCGGCCGAGCTGGAGAAGGTGCCGGTGCAGTACGACCCGCAGCCGCTCGTGAACGGCGAGGTCGACGGGTTCTTCGGCTACCTCACCAACGAGGCGCTGACCCTGGAGCTCGCCGGCGAGGACGTGGTGAACCTGCCGCTGGCGGACAACGGCCTGCCGTTCATGGCCGAGAGCATCGTGGTCACACAGGAGTCCATCGAGACCCGGCGCGACCTGCTGAAGGCGGCGCTGGTGGCGCTCATCCGCGGATGGAAGGACGCGATCGCCGAGCCCGAGGAGGGCGCGCGCCTCGCGGTCGAGGACTACGGCCAGGACCTCGGCCTGGACATGGAGAAGGAGACCCGCCAGGCCGAGGAGCAGGTGGCGCTGGTCAGCACCGACGAGACCGACGCGAACGGTCTGCTGACCATGTCCGACGAGCTCATGCAGCAGAACGTGGACGCGCTGGTCGCGGCCGGCTACGACCTCGCCGTGGAGAACTACTTCGACACCAGCCTGCTCGAGGAAGTCTACGCGGAGAACCCTGACCTGATCTGA
- a CDS encoding 2-oxo-4-hydroxy-4-carboxy-5-ureidoimidazoline decarboxylase — protein MSTLPALQRLNTAPPAALAEQLRACAPIESWVRHLIAARPYPCAESLLAEASDRARRWTPDEVHGALAHHPRIGEKAKGLGAAETSHSAAEQAGVEDPGEWVRANARYEERFGTVFLIRAAGRTQAEMLAELERRLFLSDEDEQKERAEQLRQIALRRLEALLAD, from the coding sequence ATGAGCACCCTGCCCGCCCTCCAGCGCCTGAACACCGCACCGCCCGCCGCGCTCGCGGAGCAGCTGCGCGCCTGCGCCCCGATCGAGTCCTGGGTGCGCCACCTCATCGCCGCCCGCCCCTACCCCTGCGCCGAGTCGTTGCTCGCCGAGGCCTCGGACCGCGCCCGACGCTGGACCCCCGATGAGGTCCACGGGGCGCTCGCCCACCATCCCCGCATCGGGGAGAAGGCGAAGGGCCTGGGGGCTGCGGAGACCTCGCACTCCGCCGCCGAGCAGGCGGGGGTGGAGGACCCGGGGGAGTGGGTGCGCGCGAACGCCCGCTACGAGGAGCGTTTCGGGACCGTGTTCCTCATCCGCGCCGCCGGCCGCACCCAGGCCGAGATGCTCGCCGAGCTCGAGCGGCGCCTGTTCCTCAGCGACGAGGATGAGCAGAAGGAGCGCGCCGAGCAGCTGCGCCAGATCGCCCTGCGCCGCCTCGAGGCCCTGCTCGCGGACTGA
- a CDS encoding pyridoxal-phosphate-dependent aminotransferase family protein: protein MRTSQIAPPPRLLMGPGPISADPRVLRAMSASLLGQFDPAMTALMTETQGLFREVFRTGNEATLLVDGTSRAGIEAVLVSLLEPGDKVLVPIFGRFGHLLVEIAERCGAEVHTLETEWGQVFPASVIEDAVRTVRPKLLAVVQGDTSTTMNQPLEELGEIAARHGALLYTDATASLGGNDLLVDEWGIDAATAGLQKCLAGPSGSSPLTLSDRAVEVIGARRHVEAGIADGTAGRGTRIRSNYFDLAMILDYWGEQRLNHHTEATSMLYAARECASLLVEEGMDAAVARHRLHGAAMAAGIEGLGLTLFGDQAHRMHNVLAVEIPDGIDADAARAAMLEDYGIEIGTSFGPLHGKVWRIGTMGYNARRDAVLLTLAALEQVLRAGGADVVAGGGVGAAREHYEGAGEGTAGQEGAADEAAAAVAGVAR from the coding sequence ATGCGCACCTCGCAGATCGCCCCGCCGCCGCGGCTGCTCATGGGCCCCGGCCCCATCAGCGCCGACCCCCGCGTGCTGCGGGCCATGTCCGCCTCGCTGCTGGGCCAGTTCGACCCCGCGATGACGGCGCTGATGACCGAGACCCAGGGCCTCTTCCGCGAGGTGTTCCGCACCGGCAACGAGGCGACGCTCCTGGTGGACGGCACCTCCCGTGCCGGCATCGAGGCCGTGCTCGTCTCCCTCCTCGAACCCGGCGACAAGGTGCTCGTCCCGATCTTCGGCCGCTTCGGCCACCTCCTGGTCGAGATCGCCGAGCGCTGCGGCGCCGAGGTCCACACGCTCGAGACCGAATGGGGACAGGTGTTCCCCGCCTCCGTCATCGAGGACGCGGTCCGGACGGTCCGCCCGAAGCTCCTCGCCGTCGTCCAGGGCGACACCTCCACCACCATGAACCAGCCCCTCGAGGAGCTCGGCGAGATCGCCGCCAGGCACGGCGCGCTGCTGTACACCGATGCGACCGCCTCCCTCGGCGGGAACGACCTGCTGGTCGACGAGTGGGGGATCGACGCCGCGACCGCGGGCCTGCAGAAGTGCCTCGCCGGCCCTTCCGGCAGCTCACCGCTGACCCTCTCCGATCGCGCCGTCGAGGTGATCGGGGCGCGACGCCACGTCGAGGCCGGGATCGCCGACGGCACCGCCGGGCGCGGCACCCGCATCCGCTCGAACTACTTCGACCTCGCGATGATCCTGGACTACTGGGGCGAGCAGCGCCTGAACCACCACACCGAGGCGACGAGCATGCTCTACGCCGCCCGCGAGTGCGCGAGCCTGCTGGTCGAGGAGGGGATGGACGCCGCCGTCGCCCGCCACCGCCTCCACGGCGCCGCCATGGCCGCCGGCATCGAGGGCCTGGGACTCACCCTCTTCGGCGACCAGGCCCACCGCATGCACAACGTCCTCGCCGTCGAGATCCCGGACGGCATCGACGCCGACGCCGCCCGCGCCGCGATGCTGGAGGACTACGGCATCGAGATCGGCACCAGCTTCGGACCCCTGCACGGGAAGGTCTGGCGGATCGGCACCATGGGCTACAACGCCCGCCGCGACGCCGTGCTCCTCACCCTCGCGGCGCTGGAGCAGGTGCTCCGTGCCGGCGGGGCGGACGTCGTCGCCGGTGGCGGCGTCGGCGCGGCCCGCGAGCACTACGAGGGCGCGGGGGAGGGCACGGCCGGGCAGGAGGGCGCGGCCGACGAGGCTGCCGCCGCCGTCGCGGGGGTCGCGCGATGA